In the Gasterosteus aculeatus chromosome X, fGasAcu3.hap1.1, whole genome shotgun sequence genome, one interval contains:
- the LOC120808963 gene encoding creatine kinase U-type, mitochondrial: MASSFSRMLSSKQRIGVLSFVGGSLTAGMLFQRERVSGGAPVRRSYPASAEYPDLRKHNNCMASHLTPAIYAKLCDKATPNGYTLDLAIQTGVDNPGHPFIKTVGMVAGDEESYEVFGDLLDPVIKERHNGYDPRTMKHPTDLDASKIHSANFDPRYVLSSRVRTGRSIRGLSLPPACTRAERREVERVVVDALAGLKDDLQGKYYSLTQMTDQEQQQLIDDHFLFDKPVSPLLTCAGMARDWPDARGIWHNNEKTFLVWVNEEDHTRVISMEKGGNMKRVFERFCKGLKEVEHLIQEKGWEFMWNERLGYILTCPSNLGTGLRAGVHVKLPLLSKDPRLNKILDNLRLQKRGTGGVDTAAVGGIFDISNLDRLGLSEVHLVQTVVDGVNYLIECEKRLEKGQDIKVPPPLKQFK; encoded by the exons ATGGCGAGCAGCTTCTCGAGAATGTTGTCCTCCAAGCAGAGAATTGGGGTGCTGTCGTTCGTCGGGGGCTCCCTAACGGCCGGAATGCTGTTCCAGCGGGAACGCGTCAGCGGCGGAGCGCCGGTACGCAGGAGCTACCCCGCCAG TGCGGAGTACCCTGACCTACGCAAACACAACAACTGCATGGCCAGTCACCTGACACCCGCCATCTACGCCAAGCTGTGCGATAAGGCTACTCCCAACGGGTACACGCTGGACCTGGCCATCCAGACGGGCGTGGACAACCCGGGGCACCCCTTCATCAAGACCGTCGGCATGGTGGCGGGAGACGAGGAGTCCTACGAG GTATTTGGGGACCTGCTGGACCCCGTCATCAAAGAAAGGCACAACGGCTACGACCCCCGCACTATGAAGCACCCCACCGACCTGGACGCCAGCAAG ATCCACTCGGCCAACTTCGACCCGCGTTACGTGCTGTCGTCCAGGGTGAGAACGGGCCGCAGCATCCGAGGGTTGAGCCTGCCCCCCGCCTGCACCCGGGCGGAGCgcagggaggtggagagggtGGTGGTGGACGCCCTCGCCGGCCTGAAGGACGACCTGCAGGGGAAGTACTACAGCCTCACTCAGATGACGgaccaggagcagcagcagctcatcgAC GACCACTTCTTGTTCGACAAACCTGTGTCCCCCCTCCTGACGTGCGCAGGCATGGCACGTGATTGGCCTGATGCCCGTGGAATCTG GCACAACAACGAGAAGACGTTCCTTGTCTGGGTCAATGAGGAGGATCACACCAGGGTCATTTCCATGGAGAAGGGCGGGAACATGAAGAGAGTctttgagaggttctgcaaaggcCTCAAGGAG GTGGAGCATCTGATCCAGGAGAAAGGCTGGGAGTTTATGTGGAACGAGAGGCTCGGTTacatcctcacctgtccctccaaCCTGGGCACAGGGCTCCGGGCCGGGGTCCACGTCAAGCTGCCCCTGCTGAGCAAG GATCCCCGCCTCAATAAGATCCTGGACAACCTGCGTCTGCAGAAACGAGGGACTGGCGGCGTGGACACCGCCGCCGTGGGCGGAATCTTCGACATCTCCAATCTGGACCGCCTAGGATTGTCTGAG